Proteins encoded within one genomic window of Candidatus Syntrophocurvum alkaliphilum:
- a CDS encoding helix-turn-helix transcriptional regulator: MEGISIIKNNVRLSRVEKKLTQEELAEKVGVTRQTIGLIEKEKYNPTIALVLKLIQVLDKPLEQLFWLEED, from the coding sequence TTGGAGGGTATTAGTATAATAAAAAACAATGTTAGGTTGAGTCGTGTTGAAAAAAAGCTAACACAAGAGGAACTTGCTGAAAAGGTAGGCGTGACAAGGCAGACAATAGGACTGATTGAGAAGGAGAAATACAATCCTACAATTGCCTTAGTCCTTAAGTTAATCCAAGTTCTAGACAAGCCTCTTGAGCAACTATTTTGGTTAGAGGAGGATTAA
- the arcC gene encoding carbamate kinase gives MDNKIAVVAFGGNALHPEHQVGTIEEQETNASEASKAIIEIARNGYELVLVHGNGPQVGNMLIQVERAVDEVPPLPLYTCVASTQGSIGFMLTNSLRKECENLGLNKEVVTLMTTVVVDEDDPAFQTPTKPIGPFFNEDYAQQMTREKNWQVVEDSGRGYRRVVPSPVPSDILEKKAILQMVKNNNIVIACGGGGIPVMTKDNEIIGVEAVIDKDYASSLLANEIGADLYIILTGVPQVAINFGQANMQYLDTITVSEAKKLMAEGQFPPGSMGPKIEAAIRYIEAGGKEVLVTSASELDKALKRESGTYIVR, from the coding sequence ATGGATAATAAAATAGCAGTAGTCGCTTTTGGTGGAAATGCACTTCATCCAGAGCACCAAGTAGGAACAATAGAAGAGCAAGAGACTAATGCATCAGAAGCAAGTAAAGCTATTATTGAAATTGCGAGAAATGGTTATGAACTAGTGCTTGTACATGGTAATGGTCCTCAAGTAGGAAATATGCTTATTCAAGTCGAAAGAGCTGTTGATGAAGTACCACCCTTACCTTTATATACTTGTGTTGCCTCCACTCAAGGTTCGATTGGCTTTATGTTGACTAATTCTTTGCGTAAGGAATGTGAGAATTTAGGGTTAAACAAAGAGGTTGTCACATTAATGACGACTGTAGTAGTAGACGAAGACGACCCAGCATTTCAGACGCCAACCAAGCCTATTGGTCCTTTCTTTAATGAAGACTATGCTCAGCAGATGACGAGAGAAAAGAACTGGCAAGTAGTTGAAGACAGCGGTCGCGGTTATCGACGAGTAGTGCCTTCCCCAGTACCCTCCGATATATTAGAGAAGAAAGCTATTCTGCAAATGGTTAAGAATAATAACATAGTCATAGCTTGTGGTGGTGGGGGAATCCCAGTTATGACTAAAGATAACGAAATAATTGGGGTAGAAGCAGTTATTGATAAGGATTATGCCTCTAGCTTGTTAGCTAATGAAATAGGAGCAGATCTTTACATAATCCTGACTGGAGTTCCGCAGGTTGCGATTAATTTTGGTCAAGCCAACATGCAGTATCTAGATACTATTACCGTTAGTGAAGCTAAAAAGCTTATGGCCGAGGGGCAGTTTCCACCCGGTAGTATGGGACCGAAAATAGAAGCTGCTATAAGATACATAGAAGCAGGGGGTAAAGAGGTACTAGTTACTTCGGCTAGTGAACTTGATAAAGCTTTGAAACGAGAAAGTGGAACGTATATTGTTCGATAA
- a CDS encoding SdpI family protein: protein MDINWRYGYRTHWSMKNQETWQFAHKFIGKLWTQLGFVLLAISIVTMIYFSGSNLDTLGIIVLVLTIFQLAGLILPIIPTELALRRKFNAEGRRN, encoded by the coding sequence ATGGACATTAATTGGAGATATGGATATCGAACACACTGGTCTATGAAAAACCAAGAAACATGGCAATTTGCACATAAATTTATTGGTAAGCTATGGACTCAACTTGGCTTTGTTCTATTGGCGATATCTATTGTAACGATGATTTATTTCAGTGGCAGTAATTTAGACACTCTTGGGATTATTGTGTTAGTACTAACAATATTTCAGTTAGCTGGCTTGATATTGCCCATAATACCAACTGAGCTGGCACTAAGAAGAAAATTTAATGCAGAGGGAAGAAGAAATTAA